From the genome of Scytonema hofmannii PCC 7110, one region includes:
- a CDS encoding filamentous hemagglutinin N-terminal domain-containing protein has protein sequence MTRRTRNWYWLRVGIGLIAVGGSLFCRSIAIAQNVPDSTLGTESSVVTPNVDVKGLASDRIDGGAVRGSGLFHSFQEFNVGEGRGAYFNNPAGVENIFSRVTGTNASNIFGKLGVLGNANLFLLNPNGIIFGPNASLDIKGSFSASTANSLNFGDGKLFSATNPTAPPLLSVTVPLGVQFNQQQPKAIANSGNLSVGTGQNLTLLGGTVASTGQLSAPSGQVAIAAVPGGSVVNLSPLAQLLNIETSSPVASVGSSSLGELLTSVDEKSHPGLTVNGNGQVELAGSGLSVVDGDVVARNVTAQTATLTANNNLTLVESQIGTTGDLNLLAGNTVRVRDSVANPFVAQAGGQLLVQGKQGVDIFALNHPSSGLVSGRDMVLRSANTVGGDAHYWTGGSFRIEKLDGSLGGLFSPYDPIIRASGDVSFNSYTGGSLHILAGGSVNIGTVEITAADGTNGLVQTVFLSDDDPNGDHSFVEINGRNFPTLDIRAGTTDFGTPPFTPSFNFPGNGTINPNPPNITPVISANTQQTGANISIGSIINGRRGGQIFLTNQYQRNPNLPNGSIEITGEVPTSTGPTSIAAFGNPVTIDARGDVRIDPGINTSISEGQGGDIKILSRGIINVGRSSVRNSLTAGSDSGDGGNITLSADKNITTNGDIRSFISAGGSGDGGNISIISGTGNINTVSGEISSVTANGNAGNIELIAPLGNITTANVSSFVSAGGTGTGGDISIISGTGNINTVSGVISSVTANGNAGNIELIAPLGNITTANVSSFVSAGGTGTGGDISIISGTGNINTVSGVISSTTANGNAGYIELIAPLGNITTANVNSFVGARGTGNGGNIILRSGVTQIGENIEDVTVSTGLPFGFGVINTTRGSINSATENGISGNVILQAANNISSGNIESFSTNNRPEFSEVRLESLEGSVFLDRVRLSTTNSGSGFPGDITILANDRIEIIGNNPVRNQGSIPDIESNGDFGIITIAADGNVSLKDTLLSAIVPPNQFSRPNPQQGEESRQAGEIDVISTSGNIEITNSDLTARTESQFANPGNIEIIARGNVLIQQNSLVRTNIEQNAGVVRETNSSNGDDVEYGNINIFGNSLEIRGSEVTTTSASQVQAGSVIVIAPESFILSGTSFTDFSLELNNPTPQTVQRRPGLFAEATGKDGTAGEVGIVTNKLRIENGSQVTVSSREGKAGNVIVLAKEISLNNGALFATTGQDIEDRTTGGNIFLLSEQTVLDTFFNLFQNPDSVDKNRLEEFQSRLNELDSNLESLILNNKFTKEELPGSPLDFLHLGNESLIAANALNNARGGNVAIKTRVLLGLPPTRDNGSDISANAQEGRGGEIAIDTRPLGTYGIEFRPKTTSSNDITASSETGSAGIVSIRLPDVDPRRGFLPLPEDLGDSSRFIDPSCPVGGKRARSRFVVTGRGGLPPSPSSVINSDILLGGSGAIATPPENNSSAPIVEAQGVKIGPKGEIILAANPSQLSSSYSPWQPFTRGCYEK, from the coding sequence ATGACAAGACGTACCAGGAATTGGTATTGGTTGCGAGTAGGTATCGGCTTAATAGCAGTCGGTGGGAGTCTTTTTTGCAGAAGTATTGCGATCGCTCAAAATGTTCCAGATAGTACATTGGGTACTGAAAGTTCTGTTGTTACACCCAATGTTGATGTTAAGGGGTTGGCTAGCGATCGCATTGATGGAGGTGCTGTTCGCGGTTCTGGTTTATTCCATAGTTTTCAGGAATTCAACGTGGGAGAAGGGCGAGGAGCCTATTTCAATAATCCGGCTGGAGTTGAGAATATTTTCAGTCGGGTGACGGGGACAAATGCTTCAAATATTTTTGGAAAACTTGGTGTATTGGGTAATGCCAACCTATTTTTGCTCAATCCTAATGGGATTATTTTTGGTCCCAATGCTTCGTTAGATATTAAAGGTTCGTTTTCAGCGAGTACAGCTAACAGTTTGAATTTTGGGGATGGGAAACTATTTAGCGCTACAAATCCCACGGCTCCACCATTGCTAAGCGTGACGGTACCTTTGGGAGTGCAGTTTAACCAACAACAGCCAAAAGCGATCGCTAATTCTGGGAATCTTTCAGTCGGGACTGGGCAAAACTTAACGCTGTTGGGTGGTACGGTGGCTAGTACTGGGCAATTGTCAGCACCGTCTGGACAAGTTGCGATCGCAGCAGTTCCTGGTGGGAGTGTAGTGAATTTGAGTCCACTAGCACAATTGCTAAATATTGAAACTTCATCACCTGTAGCGAGTGTAGGTTCATCTTCTTTAGGTGAGTTACTGACAAGCGTTGATGAAAAATCGCATCCTGGGCTGACAGTGAATGGTAATGGACAGGTGGAGTTAGCGGGATCGGGTTTATCTGTAGTAGATGGCGATGTCGTAGCACGCAACGTTACGGCTCAGACTGCAACACTCACAGCGAATAATAATCTGACTTTGGTAGAGAGTCAGATTGGTACAACTGGTGATTTGAACCTATTGGCGGGTAATACAGTGCGGGTGCGGGATAGTGTGGCAAATCCTTTTGTGGCTCAAGCTGGAGGACAGTTATTAGTTCAAGGGAAGCAAGGGGTTGATATTTTTGCTTTGAATCATCCTTCGAGTGGGCTTGTTTCTGGAAGGGATATGGTGTTGCGATCAGCTAACACCGTAGGAGGCGATGCTCATTATTGGACAGGCGGTAGTTTTCGCATTGAGAAACTGGATGGAAGTTTGGGAGGTTTGTTCAGTCCATACGATCCGATTATTCGGGCTAGTGGCGATGTAAGTTTTAACAGCTACACAGGAGGTTCGCTGCACATTCTTGCTGGAGGGAGTGTAAATATTGGCACAGTTGAGATTACGGCTGCAGATGGAACGAATGGACTTGTTCAAACAGTATTCTTATCAGATGATGACCCGAATGGCGATCACTCTTTTGTAGAAATTAATGGCAGAAACTTTCCTACGCTAGATATAAGAGCAGGTACAACTGATTTTGGTACTCCACCATTTACACCGTCATTTAATTTTCCAGGTAATGGCACTATCAATCCTAACCCTCCAAACATCACCCCAGTCATCAGCGCTAACACTCAACAAACAGGTGCAAATATCAGTATTGGAAGTATTATTAATGGACGACGGGGCGGTCAAATATTTTTAACTAATCAATATCAGCGAAATCCCAATCTACCTAATGGTTCAATTGAAATTACAGGTGAAGTCCCAACATCTACAGGCCCGACTTCTATTGCTGCCTTTGGTAATCCAGTTACGATAGATGCGAGAGGCGATGTTCGGATTGATCCAGGCATTAATACTAGTATTAGTGAAGGTCAAGGTGGAGATATTAAGATCCTCAGCAGAGGAATCATTAATGTTGGAAGAAGCTCTGTTAGGAATAGTCTAACAGCTGGTTCGGATAGCGGGGATGGTGGCAATATTACGCTCTCGGCAGACAAAAATATTACTACGAATGGAGATATACGTTCTTTTATCAGCGCTGGAGGGAGTGGGGATGGTGGCAATATCAGCATTATCAGTGGAACTGGTAATATAAACACAGTTAGCGGAGAGATTAGTTCGGTAACTGCTAATGGAAATGCTGGAAATATAGAACTTATTGCCCCTCTTGGTAATATTACCACTGCTAATGTCAGTTCTTTTGTAAGCGCTGGAGGTACTGGAACAGGTGGCGATATCAGCATTATCAGTGGAACTGGTAATATAAACACAGTTAGCGGAGTGATTAGTTCGGTAACTGCTAATGGAAATGCTGGAAACATAGAACTTATTGCCCCTCTTGGTAATATTACCACTGCTAATGTCAGTTCTTTTGTAAGCGCTGGAGGTACTGGAACAGGTGGCGATATCAGCATTATCAGTGGAACTGGTAATATAAACACAGTTAGCGGAGTGATTAGTTCGACAACTGCTAATGGAAATGCTGGATATATAGAACTTATTGCCCCTCTTGGTAATATTACCACTGCTAATGTAAATTCTTTTGTAGGCGCTAGAGGTACTGGAAATGGTGGCAATATTATTCTTAGAAGTGGAGTTACTCAAATCGGAGAAAATATAGAAGATGTAACAGTTTCAACAGGATTACCATTCGGATTTGGCGTAATTAATACAACTCGTGGTTCAATTAATTCTGCGACTGAAAATGGTATAAGTGGAAATGTAATTCTTCAAGCTGCTAATAACATTAGTTCTGGTAATATAGAAAGTTTTAGTACTAATAACAGACCAGAATTTAGCGAAGTCAGACTTGAATCATTAGAAGGTTCAGTGTTTTTAGATAGAGTAAGATTGAGTACTACCAATAGTGGGTCTGGTTTCCCAGGAGATATTACAATTCTTGCTAATGATAGAATAGAAATTATCGGCAATAATCCAGTAAGAAATCAGGGAAGTATACCTGATATTGAAAGTAATGGAGATTTTGGAATAATTACTATTGCAGCAGATGGTAATGTATCTTTGAAAGATACTCTTTTGAGTGCCATAGTCCCACCAAACCAATTTTCAAGACCAAATCCTCAACAAGGAGAAGAATCTCGTCAAGCTGGTGAGATTGATGTTATCTCTACAAGTGGAAATATTGAGATTACCAATTCAGATTTGACTGCTAGAACTGAATCTCAATTTGCAAATCCTGGAAATATTGAGATTATAGCTAGGGGTAACGTATTGATTCAACAAAACAGTTTAGTTCGCACTAATATAGAACAGAATGCTGGTGTTGTTAGAGAAACTAATTCTTCCAATGGAGATGATGTCGAATATGGCAACATTAATATCTTCGGCAATTCTCTTGAAATAAGAGGATCTGAAGTCACAACAACTTCAGCAAGTCAAGTTCAGGCGGGCAGTGTTATTGTAATTGCCCCAGAGTCGTTTATTTTAAGTGGCACAAGCTTTACAGACTTTAGTTTAGAGTTAAACAACCCAACTCCTCAAACAGTTCAACGTCGTCCGGGTTTATTTGCCGAAGCAACAGGAAAAGATGGAACTGCTGGAGAAGTGGGAATTGTTACAAACAAATTAAGAATTGAGAACGGATCTCAAGTTACTGTAAGTAGCCGAGAAGGAAAAGCAGGTAATGTGATAGTTTTGGCAAAGGAAATCTCCTTAAATAACGGAGCACTCTTTGCAACAACCGGACAAGATATCGAAGACAGAACAACGGGAGGAAATATTTTCTTACTCTCAGAGCAGACTGTGCTTGATACTTTTTTTAATCTATTCCAAAATCCAGATTCAGTTGATAAAAATAGGCTAGAGGAGTTTCAATCTAGATTAAATGAGTTAGATTCCAATTTGGAATCACTGATACTTAATAATAAGTTCACTAAAGAAGAACTGCCTGGTTCTCCTCTTGATTTCCTACATTTAGGTAATGAAAGCCTTATAGCTGCTAACGCCCTAAACAATGCTAGAGGTGGTAACGTTGCCATTAAAACTAGGGTGCTTCTTGGATTACCACCAACTCGTGATAACGGTAGCGACATTTCTGCAAACGCACAAGAAGGTAGGGGTGGTGAAATCGCAATTGACACTAGACCTTTAGGAACTTATGGCATTGAGTTCAGACCAAAAACCACATCCTCAAATGATATCACTGCCTCCTCAGAGACAGGTTCGGCGGGTATTGTATCAATTCGTCTACCTGATGTTGATCCCAGGCGTGGATTTCTTCCGTTGCCAGAAGACTTGGGTGATTCTTCAAGATTTATTGATCCGAGTTGTCCGGTAGGTGGAAAACGGGCAAGGAGTCGGTTTGTTGTCACTGGGCGCGGAGGATTACCGCCAAGCCCTAGTTCAGTTATAAATAGTGACATACTTTTGGGAGGTAGTGGAGCGATCGCCACACCTCCAGAAAACAACTCCTCTGCCCCAATAGTAGAAGCCCAAGGTGTAAAAATCGGACCAAAAGGAGAAATTATTCTCGCTGCCAACCCTTCACAACTGTCTTCCTCTTATAGTCCTTGGCAACCATTCACAAGAGGTTGTTATGAAAAATAA
- a CDS encoding NAD-binding protein → MAKTEVLLDRFLVCGLGSLGQHCIVALKLFEVSVIAIDKQLPQEWEISQLPDLLDNLIVGDCRHSSVLEQAQILQCRAALIVTSNEQVNAETALAIRKLNPRTRLVVRSSKRNLNELLSEHLKNFTAFEPTELPAPAFALAALGTETLGLFNLEGQWLRVVKRVMSSTDTWCTNRLLYDINTHNRRLLHYKSDAASFKLFDEWELDARIMPGDTIVSIEATNLNLTYWEQPIKKTWCSPRHFLTSIKQLNWVIIKQKITEFWQNPEKNRLKQVGMICGAIVVFLLLLGTILYRLTYPKMSLIDSFLTSIMLLLGGFNDLFGGFDFTQPVPLWLRFISLGMTISGTVLIGILYSFLTERLLAARFQLIKRRPPVPQKNHVVVVGLGRIGQRIAEILQEYKQPLVGITFNTNFDISLLPKMPLLNGSLAVSLAKANLKTAKSVVVVTDDEMLNLEVSLMSYDLNPESNLVVRTTGLGLSDNLAELLPNAQILCVNSVAAEVFAGAAFGENITHLFRVDRTTILVTEYHIELGDTLNGLLLSEVACGYGVVPILYQKDAETPKLMPSEDIRLAVGDRMVVIATSHGLQRVEQGDTRLVLKNWQVHIARALTEDAKFEGANVIARISGCSLNVARNLMKNLPATLPLPLYKHQAQRLILELGKAQVVGSLLPVK, encoded by the coding sequence GTGGCAAAGACCGAAGTGCTTTTAGATCGGTTTTTGGTTTGTGGGCTGGGTAGTTTGGGACAACATTGTATTGTTGCCTTGAAGCTGTTTGAAGTGAGCGTCATTGCCATAGACAAACAGCTACCTCAAGAGTGGGAAATTTCTCAACTTCCAGATTTATTGGATAATTTGATCGTAGGCGATTGTCGTCACTCCAGTGTTTTAGAACAAGCCCAAATTCTACAGTGCAGAGCAGCTCTTATAGTCACTAGTAACGAACAAGTCAATGCAGAGACAGCTTTAGCCATCCGAAAGCTGAATCCCAGAACTCGTTTAGTTGTCCGTTCTTCAAAAAGAAATCTCAATGAGTTATTGAGCGAGCATTTAAAAAACTTTACTGCTTTTGAACCAACAGAGTTACCTGCTCCAGCCTTTGCTCTTGCTGCTCTTGGTACAGAGACATTAGGATTGTTTAACTTAGAAGGACAGTGGCTGCGGGTGGTGAAACGCGTTATGTCATCAACAGACACTTGGTGCACTAACCGTTTGTTATACGATATTAACACTCACAACCGTCGGCTCCTCCATTATAAATCTGATGCTGCTTCCTTCAAATTATTTGATGAATGGGAATTAGATGCACGCATTATGCCAGGAGACACAATTGTTTCTATTGAAGCCACAAATCTAAATCTCACTTATTGGGAGCAACCAATAAAAAAAACTTGGTGTAGTCCTCGGCATTTCTTAACAAGCATAAAACAACTTAATTGGGTCATCATTAAGCAAAAAATAACTGAATTTTGGCAGAATCCTGAGAAGAATCGGCTCAAGCAGGTAGGTATGATTTGTGGAGCTATTGTAGTCTTTTTATTACTCTTGGGTACTATTCTGTATCGGTTAACCTATCCCAAAATGAGTTTGATAGATTCCTTTTTGACTTCAATTATGCTCCTCTTAGGAGGATTTAACGATCTGTTTGGAGGATTTGATTTTACACAACCAGTTCCTCTTTGGTTGCGATTTATTAGCTTGGGGATGACAATTAGTGGTACAGTTCTGATAGGAATACTCTATAGTTTTCTGACAGAAAGACTACTAGCCGCTAGGTTTCAGTTAATTAAGCGGCGTCCACCTGTTCCTCAAAAAAATCATGTGGTTGTGGTAGGACTTGGTCGAATTGGTCAAAGAATTGCAGAGATTTTACAAGAGTATAAACAGCCGCTTGTTGGCATCACCTTTAATACAAATTTCGATATATCTCTTTTACCAAAAATGCCACTCCTGAATGGTTCCCTAGCAGTGTCTCTTGCTAAGGCAAATCTCAAGACAGCAAAGAGTGTTGTAGTGGTGACTGATGATGAAATGCTGAATTTGGAAGTCAGCCTCATGAGTTATGATTTAAATCCAGAAAGTAATTTGGTTGTTCGTACCACAGGGCTAGGATTAAGCGATAATTTGGCTGAACTCTTGCCGAATGCTCAAATTCTCTGCGTGAATTCTGTAGCAGCTGAAGTTTTTGCTGGAGCAGCATTTGGAGAAAATATTACTCATTTGTTTCGTGTCGATCGCACAACTATCTTGGTAACAGAATACCATATTGAACTTGGCGATACGCTGAATGGTTTATTATTATCTGAAGTTGCTTGTGGTTATGGTGTTGTTCCCATTCTCTACCAAAAAGATGCAGAAACACCAAAGTTAATGCCTTCTGAAGATATTCGTCTAGCTGTGGGCGATCGCATGGTTGTAATAGCAACAAGCCATGGTCTACAGCGGGTTGAACAGGGGGACACCAGGCTTGTGTTAAAAAATTGGCAAGTTCATATTGCAAGAGCTTTAACAGAAGATGCAAAATTTGAGGGTGCCAATGTTATTGCCCGAATTTCAGGATGCAGTCTTAATGTAGCAAGAAATTTGATGAAAAATTTACCAGCTACTTTGCCTTTGCCTCTCTACAAACATCAAGCCCAGCGTCTAATTCTAGAATTAGGAAAAGCTCAAGTTGTTGGCTCTTTGCTTCCAGTTAAGTAA
- a CDS encoding DUF6932 family protein, with product MIPKFDENGNLPPGVHFCDWWSFQERFGYTPKRAKMIQGLEEVMTQLKAAGCCTAYIDGSFVSNKLESEDFDMCWDRDDVDINYLRKNAPLILKMHLSLIF from the coding sequence ATGATTCCTAAATTTGACGAAAATGGTAATCTACCACCAGGAGTTCACTTTTGTGACTGGTGGTCGTTTCAAGAGAGGTTTGGTTATACACCTAAACGAGCGAAAATGATACAAGGTTTAGAAGAGGTAATGACACAATTAAAAGCAGCAGGATGTTGTACCGCGTACATAGATGGCAGTTTTGTTAGTAATAAACTAGAGTCAGAAGATTTCGATATGTGCTGGGATAGAGATGATGTTGATATAAACTACCTAAGAAAAAATGCTCCTCTCATATTAAAAATGCATCTTTCCTTGATTTTTTAG
- a CDS encoding type II toxin-antitoxin system VapC family toxin encodes MSQIIVLDTHIWIWFINQEFDLFPSHWREAIETADKVGISPVSCYEVALAQQRGRLNLPCSADRWFQEALEPTGITLFPLTAEIAHQAVRPCAIV; translated from the coding sequence ATGTCTCAAATAATTGTTCTCGATACCCATATCTGGATTTGGTTTATCAATCAAGAATTCGATTTATTTCCATCCCACTGGCGAGAAGCTATTGAAACTGCTGATAAAGTCGGTATCTCCCCAGTATCCTGTTATGAGGTTGCTCTCGCGCAACAACGGGGACGACTGAATTTGCCCTGTAGTGCCGATCGCTGGTTTCAAGAGGCTTTGGAACCAACAGGTATTACGTTGTTTCCTCTGACTGCTGAAATCGCTCACCAAGCAGTCAGACCATGCGCGATCGTTTGA
- a CDS encoding PAP/fibrillin family protein: MRPIAWARGLPQRRIFFPPPAKTALREALAASGGNTKNQAVIAAIENLQSLNPTTAPAHSGKFMDSEWLLISAPNFPQGEQLADGRFAYTLGRLAFNMFQPTELKVVVDRVLQPVFLLENGEQRTHDIVVEFTTIDASVPQLSGLVRNQGICQPISATVLQVQFTGGILAPQAPTKLNEWKAIFGEQRQSRKRTWKESLTSGFLKLMFGLVSSESMNPETGEVSFRMKRSPKGRLEILYLDEELRITRGERGTVLVCQRQH, translated from the coding sequence ATGAGACCGATTGCATGGGCGCGGGGGCTTCCCCAAAGACGGATTTTCTTCCCTCCCCCTGCTAAAACAGCTTTGCGTGAAGCACTGGCTGCTAGTGGTGGGAATACCAAGAACCAAGCTGTCATTGCTGCAATTGAAAATCTCCAATCGCTCAACCCAACAACAGCACCAGCCCACAGTGGTAAATTTATGGATAGTGAATGGTTGTTGATTAGTGCGCCAAATTTTCCTCAAGGCGAGCAACTTGCAGATGGAAGGTTTGCTTACACTCTTGGTCGTCTGGCTTTCAATATGTTTCAACCGACAGAATTAAAAGTGGTGGTTGACCGAGTTCTTCAACCTGTCTTCTTATTAGAAAATGGCGAACAGCGAACTCACGATATTGTGGTTGAATTTACCACCATTGATGCGTCTGTTCCTCAATTATCTGGGCTTGTTCGTAACCAAGGAATATGTCAGCCGATTAGCGCTACGGTACTACAAGTACAATTTACGGGAGGAATTCTTGCACCGCAAGCCCCTACAAAATTAAACGAGTGGAAGGCTATTTTTGGCGAGCAGAGACAGTCTAGAAAGAGAACTTGGAAAGAAAGTTTAACGTCTGGTTTCTTGAAGTTGATGTTTGGTCTAGTTTCTTCAGAATCCATGAATCCAGAAACTGGGGAAGTTTCTTTTAGGATGAAACGCTCTCCAAAAGGGCGTTTAGAAATTCTTTATTTAGATGAGGAATTGAGAATCACTCGTGGGGAACGAGGAACAGTTTTAGTTTGTCAGCGACAACATTAA
- a CDS encoding flavin monoamine oxidase family protein, whose product MNANMILEQCQLINSQSEKKHITILGAGIAGLVAAYELERLGHTVDILEGSPRIGGRVWTHRFGNSDDAPYAELGAMRIPSDHKLTLHYVQEMRLTDKLCKFMTVFEESNAKMNINGQVLKMKDAPRTLQKTEGGLLTDTRYSEKTRNFAAWLKTIINTIAPGNLRSDFERDLQSHLMDELERLDLDPYFSEDGETIDLHSFLTQNPSFRAKCSQGLDIFLGDIMTETSHDLLQLKGGMDQLIQRLALSIKADIKCNAEVVALRVEKDYTQITWKQNGQLHTKNCDYVLCTIPFSVLRKMELSGFDEQKLESIHNTVYCPGTKVAFHTKEAFWTKEGIKGGASFSGEGVRQTYYPSVKFNPERGSVMLASYTIGDDADRMGKMSEQERFDYVQNTVSKIHPELNETGTIMDKASIAWGNYKWSAGGCTVHWDDSESNYLAAQRPQNTLFFAGEHCSRFPAWLQGSIESSLEAVCDIVRKKPVTKSSAVPAHRTNRQLATV is encoded by the coding sequence ATGAACGCTAACATGATTCTTGAACAATGCCAACTGATTAACAGCCAATCCGAGAAGAAGCACATTACAATCTTAGGAGCAGGAATTGCAGGTTTGGTAGCCGCATACGAACTCGAACGCTTGGGACATACTGTTGATATATTAGAAGGTAGCCCCCGCATCGGTGGACGCGTGTGGACACATCGCTTCGGTAACTCGGACGATGCACCTTACGCCGAACTCGGAGCAATGCGTATTCCTAGCGACCACAAATTGACACTGCATTACGTCCAAGAAATGAGATTAACTGACAAGCTGTGCAAGTTTATGACCGTGTTCGAGGAAAGCAACGCCAAAATGAACATCAACGGTCAAGTACTGAAGATGAAAGATGCACCTCGCACACTACAAAAAACAGAAGGCGGTCTGTTGACTGACACGCGTTACAGTGAAAAAACTCGCAATTTTGCGGCTTGGCTCAAAACTATCATTAATACTATTGCTCCTGGTAATCTTCGTTCTGATTTTGAGCGCGACTTGCAATCTCACCTGATGGATGAGTTGGAGCGCTTGGATTTAGATCCCTACTTCAGTGAAGATGGTGAAACCATCGATCTGCATTCCTTCCTGACTCAAAACCCCAGTTTCCGCGCCAAATGCTCCCAAGGATTAGATATCTTCCTTGGTGACATCATGACCGAAACCAGCCATGACTTATTGCAACTCAAAGGTGGAATGGATCAACTGATTCAGCGCTTGGCATTATCAATCAAGGCGGACATTAAGTGTAATGCTGAAGTAGTCGCGCTGCGGGTAGAAAAAGATTATACCCAAATCACCTGGAAACAAAACGGTCAACTCCACACCAAGAACTGCGATTACGTATTATGCACCATTCCATTCTCCGTACTCCGAAAAATGGAGTTGAGCGGTTTTGACGAGCAGAAGTTAGAGTCCATTCACAACACTGTATACTGTCCCGGTACTAAGGTGGCATTTCACACCAAGGAAGCTTTCTGGACAAAAGAAGGTATCAAAGGCGGTGCTTCCTTCAGTGGCGAAGGTGTACGTCAAACCTATTACCCTTCTGTCAAGTTCAACCCAGAGCGTGGTAGCGTTATGTTGGCAAGCTACACTATTGGAGATGATGCCGATCGCATGGGCAAAATGTCAGAACAAGAACGTTTTGACTATGTCCAAAATACAGTCAGCAAGATTCATCCTGAACTGAATGAGACTGGTACGATCATGGACAAAGCCTCAATTGCTTGGGGTAACTACAAGTGGAGTGCAGGCGGATGCACGGTTCATTGGGATGATAGCGAATCCAATTACTTAGCAGCGCAAAGACCCCAAAATACACTGTTCTTTGCGGGCGAACATTGCTCTAGATTCCCTGCATGGTTGCAAGGTTCTATCGAGTCCTCTCTCGAAGCTGTTTGCGACATCGTGAGAAAGAAGCCAGTTACAAAGTCCAGTGCTGTGCCTGCTCACCGCACAAATCGTCAACTAGCAACAGTTTGA
- a CDS encoding pentapeptide repeat-containing protein, giving the protein MNPEKTQNQKKQIWLTKPTFLIGLTIAGAIAILPALYRVDWVGFGPDSNKSVTTKEVINPKDGKIIKLTEITKQEQSAKTLWDWLGLVGTLAIPIVLYQFQRSEHEQVDTNSREEAVLGYFKHISELLIDKELKLLITKKLETTDFKDPKLNALLDASRACTLSMLRRLNKDGERKGRVIRFLSDAELISELNLELADLSYANLSNVKLKGAKLGYANLSNADLSLTDCRIIKKIKNGVSSEEFAETGIQLYCADLRNANLSDRFLPNACLKSAILINATLRNVYLSGADLRYADLQGANLSSANLSGANLSGADLRKANFTGADLSGAILPNGEMYESPKQLQQFGVQANYSPKLLETSNALPKLRCE; this is encoded by the coding sequence ATGAACCCAGAAAAGACGCAGAATCAGAAGAAGCAGATTTGGCTGACAAAGCCTACATTTTTGATTGGACTTACTATTGCTGGAGCTATTGCTATTCTTCCTGCGTTGTATCGAGTTGATTGGGTTGGATTTGGACCGGACTCGAATAAATCAGTGACGACAAAGGAAGTCATAAATCCTAAAGATGGAAAAATTATCAAGCTCACAGAGATAACTAAGCAAGAACAATCAGCCAAGACTCTTTGGGACTGGTTGGGGTTAGTTGGTACACTGGCGATTCCGATTGTGCTTTACCAATTTCAACGGAGCGAACACGAACAGGTTGATACCAATTCTCGTGAAGAGGCTGTGCTTGGTTATTTTAAGCATATATCAGAGTTGTTGATAGATAAAGAATTGAAACTGTTGATTACTAAAAAATTAGAAACAACAGACTTTAAAGACCCCAAGCTCAATGCGTTACTAGATGCTTCCCGTGCATGCACGTTATCAATGCTCCGCAGGCTAAATAAAGATGGGGAACGGAAAGGGCGTGTTATTCGCTTTTTAAGCGATGCAGAACTTATAAGTGAGTTGAACTTGGAGCTAGCTGACTTAAGTTATGCGAACCTAAGTAATGTCAAGCTAAAAGGTGCTAAATTAGGTTATGCCAATCTGAGCAATGCTGACTTAAGTTTGACCGACTGTCGCATCATCAAGAAAATCAAGAATGGAGTTTCCTCAGAAGAGTTTGCTGAAACTGGAATACAACTATACTGTGCTGACCTGAGAAATGCTAACCTCAGCGATCGCTTCTTGCCAAATGCCTGCCTAAAAAGTGCCATCCTCATAAATGCCACTTTAAGAAATGTCTACTTAAGTGGTGCGGATTTGAGGTATGCGGACTTGCAAGGAGCTAACTTGAGTAGTGCCAACCTAAGTGGTGCCAACCTGAGTGGTGCGGACTTACGAAAAGCCAACTTTACTGGTGCGGACTTAAGCGGGGCTATTTTACCCAACGGGGAAATGTATGAATCTCCAAAACAGCTTCAGCAATTTGGAGTTCAAGCTAACTACTCGCCAAAGCTGCTAGAGACATCAAACGCTTTGCCAAAGTTGAGATGCGAGTAG